The following nucleotide sequence is from Bradyrhizobium roseum.
ACGGCAGAAATGCACATAGGCTTCCACCGCGAACCGCGTCGCCGGCAGAATGCCTTCGGTGGATTCCACATAGGCGCTGTCGAGCCCGAGCCCCTCGGTGAGCTTCAGCCAGCGTTCGATGCCGCCTTCCGATCCGATGTCGCCGTCGTGATCCTCGATGCGATGTCGCCATTCGACCCGGGTGGCGCGGTCGCGGAACCGCGAGATCACCATCGCGTCCTTGAGCGGGATCGTGCTCTGGTAGAAATAGCGATTCAGCGCCCAGGCCTGCACTTGACCCTTGTTGAGCTTGCCGCCGTGCAGCAGCCGGTGAAACGGATGCAGATTGTGATAGCGCGTCGCGCCGATATGGCGGAGCATTGCTTCGAGCTCTTCGGCATTGTTGAGCGTGATGCCCTTGCCGATCGAGAGCGCGGTCAATTCCGCTTTGGCCATGACGTTCACAGCGTGATCTCCGTTCCATCGGCCGGAATCTGCCAGCCACCTTGTTCCACGGCCTTTCGCTCGTCCGAGCCGGCGAGCAGCGCGGGGTTGGAGTTGTTGATATGCAGGAACACCTTTCGGCCGATATCGAGGCCGGCGAGGCTTTCGATCGCGCCATGGTCGCCCGACATTGAAATATGTCCCATCCCTTGTCCCGTCTTGGAGCCGAGGCCCTGCACGATCAGTTCGTCGTCCCGCCAAACCGTGCCGTCGAAGAACACCAGCGCGGCGCCCGCCAGCCGCGATTTCAGATCGTCGGTTACCCGTGCGCAGGCGGCGAGGAAATAGAAATACTTGCCGCTGCTCTTGTCCAGAATTCGAAGCCCTAGCGTATCGCCCGCCGCATCGCCGCCTTCCGGATGGGCCTTGCCTTCGAGATACCACGCGCCCTTGCCGGGAACCGCAAACGGCAGAATTTCGATGCCCGACGGCGAACCGTCGGGCAGGGCGGGCTCGAACGCCGTGTCCACCTCGATCGGCCGCCGCTTCACGTTGTTTTCGCCGAGCACATTAAAGATGCTGTTGGATCGCAAAATCGCAAGGACCCGCTCGTGTGCAAAGAGTGTGAAGGGGGAGCCCTCGCGCAGTGACAGCAGCCCTGCCACTGCGTCGACCTCGCCATTGGTCAAAATCACGCCGGTGATCGGGCTGTGCCGAAGCTGTCCGGCCTTGGGGTGGAGCTGAGGGGTTGCGGTCACCTGCTGGCGCAGGTCGGGGGAGGCGTTGATCAGGTACCAGTGCGCGCCGTCGGCGCTTACCGCGATCGAGGCCTGGGTGCTGCGCAGTTCAGGATTTTCGCTGCGTGCCTTCCGGCACACCTGGCATCCGCAATTCCACTGCGGAACGCCGCCGCCGGCCGCGGCGCCCAGGACGACGACGCGAAGCATGACCCGTCTCCTGGCGATTCCACACTTGAAAGATAGCTACCGACAAAGATAGACACAAACGTCACGAGGTGGACACGGGCCTTGCACACAATTCCACCACCAGGAACGTGTCAGGCCCGGAAGTCCACCCGCGTGAGATATGGAACGCGCGACCGCTTATTTGCGGGTGGCGCACATATACATGTTGATTTCCATGCCGACCGATACTTCGACGATTTTCGGTGCTTTCCAGGCCATATTTGCTCTCCCTTGCTACCGGACGAATTTCGTCCTTGCAGGTTAAGGTACTGCGGATCAAAAAGTTCGCCAGTTAAATCTTTTGCCTGGAACCCGCAATTGTTTATGCTGCGCTGCAAACAGATTTCACGGATTTGTGCGGGCCGGGCAGTCAAAACGGCGTGGGATCAGCCGTTTCGCGGTTGTTCGCATGCCCACGAACGATAATTCTGAATGAACGGGGCGCTACCGGCTCCGTACAAAGAACTTGTGTTAGTGACGGCCTCCGGTTGCGGGGCCTCAACCGGAGCCAGGTTTTCGCCGATGCCGCGATATTATTTCAACAC
It contains:
- the pqqC gene encoding pyrroloquinoline-quinone synthase PqqC translates to MAKAELTALSIGKGITLNNAEELEAMLRHIGATRYHNLHPFHRLLHGGKLNKGQVQAWALNRYFYQSTIPLKDAMVISRFRDRATRVEWRHRIEDHDGDIGSEGGIERWLKLTEGLGLDSAYVESTEGILPATRFAVEAYVHFCRDKTPLEAIASSLTELFAPNIHEERISGMLKHYDFVNPDIMSYFSRRLTQAPRDANFALDYVKKHAKTPAEREAVCNALIFKTNVLWVQLDALYHAYVEGHIPPGAFVPKGD
- the pqqB gene encoding pyrroloquinoline quinone biosynthesis protein PqqB; its protein translation is MLRVVVLGAAAGGGVPQWNCGCQVCRKARSENPELRSTQASIAVSADGAHWYLINASPDLRQQVTATPQLHPKAGQLRHSPITGVILTNGEVDAVAGLLSLREGSPFTLFAHERVLAILRSNSIFNVLGENNVKRRPIEVDTAFEPALPDGSPSGIEILPFAVPGKGAWYLEGKAHPEGGDAAGDTLGLRILDKSSGKYFYFLAACARVTDDLKSRLAGAALVFFDGTVWRDDELIVQGLGSKTGQGMGHISMSGDHGAIESLAGLDIGRKVFLHINNSNPALLAGSDERKAVEQGGWQIPADGTEITL
- the pqqA gene encoding pyrroloquinoline quinone precursor peptide PqqA gives rise to the protein MAWKAPKIVEVSVGMEINMYMCATRK